Proteins co-encoded in one Candida albicans SC5314 chromosome 3, complete sequence genomic window:
- a CDS encoding putative serine hydrolase (Putative serine hydrolase; Spider biofilm repressed), which produces MSKKILCLPGYLQNGSTFAAKSSGIRKILTKKLDCQLDYVDPYHSIESWREFSFPIAANEEESDKTWASIVEKGNNVRWFEHKAPGVNLGLDESVNYLVDYIKQNGPYDGIIGFSQGAAMAEIMTNTIRKLLPSHPDFKISLFISGFFLTEPISDDHSEGNRQRINDITDLEEYKSQVQISPDMAKYFTPPQDLNTQVLMVYGDDDNIVAPVRSKYASTFYKSVHMFPHEGAHYVPNKKDFLEPIVKLFDKTLNEKPML; this is translated from the coding sequence ATGtctaaaaaaattttgtgCTTGCCAGGGTATTTGCAAAATGGTAGTACTTTTGCAGCAAAATCATCGGGTATAAGAAAGATTTTGACCAAGAAATTAGATTGTCAACTTGACTATGTGGATCCGTATCATTCGATTGAATCGTGGCGTGAATTCTCATTTCCAATTGCGGCCAATGAGGAGGAATCAGATAAAACCTGGGcatcaattgttgaaaaggGGAATAATGTTCGCTGGTTTGAACACAAAGCACCAGGCGTCAATCTTGGTTTGGATGAGTCGGTGAACTATCTTGTTGATTATATCAAGCAGAACGGGCCATATGATGGAATTATTGGGTTTTCACAGGGGGCAGCCATGGCGGAGATAATGACAAATACAATAAGAAAATTATTACCATCACATCctgatttcaaaattagtttgtttatttcaGGGTTTTTCTTAACAGAACCTATTAGTGATGATCATTCGGAAGGGAATAGACAAAGAATCAATGACATTACTGACTTGGAAGAGTATAAGAGTCAAGTACAAATCTCCCCTGATATGGCTAAATACTTTACTCCTCCACAGGACTTGAATACTCAGGTTTTAATGGTTTATggagatgatgataatattgtAGCTCCAGTGAGATCTAAATACGCATCAACATTTTACAAGTCGGTCCACATGTTTCCCCATGAGGGAGCTCATTATGTTCCTAACAAAAAAGACTTTCTTGAACCAATTGTAAAGTTATTTGACAAAACGTTGAATGAAAAGCCAATGTTATAG
- the ABD1 gene encoding mRNA (guanine-N7)-methyltransferase (SAM-dependent RNA methyltransferase; methylates mRNA 5' cap; binds phosphorylated RNA Pol II C-term domain peptide; does not bind mRNA TPase and mRNA GTase (Cet1,Cgt1); functional homolog of S. cerevisiae Abd1; rat catheter biofilm induced) — MSTDSYTPSQEPGSKRLKTGESVFARRGVSPSTGGVASAYGNESEKKPSWLQTNKSDIDGKYDKYGERRNAHTTTRDSRLDRLKRVRQKSAEREDVGHEGDEGDEDEGILPYIHLQAANPAIIHNEKQENYRTFQSRISNRENRDINSIVRAHYNQRTQQAKQQGSRVNSPIYKMRNFNNAIKYILLGNWAKHNPEELDLFSFLDLCCGKGGDLNKCQFIGIDQYIGIDIADLSVKEAFERYTKQKARFRHSNQNSNRYTFEACFATGDCFTQFVPDILEPNFPGIIERAFPVDIVSAQFSLHYSFESEEKVRTLLTNVTRSLRSGGTFIGTIPSSDFIKAKIVDKHLQRDEKGKAKFGNSLYSVTFEKDPPEDGVFRPAFGNKYNYWLKDAVDNVPEYVVPFETLRSLCEEYDLVLKYKKSFTDIFNQEIPKYFSKLNKNLIDGMKRSDGKYGAEGDEKEAVAFYIGFVFEKV, encoded by the coding sequence ATGTCTACCGATTCGTACACTCCCTCACAAGAGCCTGGTTCAAAGCGTTTAAAGACGGGCGAATCTGTATTTGCAAGAAGAGGAGTATCGCCAAGTACTGGTGGAGTGGCATCAGCCTACGGTAATGAGAGTGAGAAAAAGCCATCGTGGTTACAAACCAACAAAAGTGATATTGATGGGAAGTACGATAAATATGGAGAGAGAAGAAATGCCCATACTACAACAAGAGACTCAAGACTTGATAGGTTAAAGCGAGTTCGTCAAAAGCTGGCTGAGCGGGAAGATGTTGGTCATGAAGGAGACGAAGGAGACGAGGATGAGGGTATATTACCTTATATTCATTTACAAGCGGCCAACCCTGCCATCATTCACAACGAGAAACAGGAAAACTATCGTACGTTTCAGAGTAGGATATCGAATAGAGAGAATAGAGACATCAATAGTATTGTGAGGGCACACTATAATCAGCGAACACAACAAGCAAAACAGCAAGGATCCCGAGTCAATTCGccaatttacaaaatgaGGAATTTCAACAATGCCATTAAATACATATTGTTGGGTAATTGGGCCAAACATAATCCAGAGGAATTggatttgttttcttttttggatTTATGTTGTGGCAAAGGTGGGGATTTGAACAAATGCCAATTTATTGGCATTGATCAATATATTGGCATTGACATTGCTGATTTATCGGTCAAAGAAGCATTTGAACGGTACACAAAACAAAAGGCGAGGTTCAGACACTCTAATCAGAATTCTAATCGGTATACTTTTGAGGCGTGTTTTGCCACAGGGGATTGTTTCACCCAATTTGTGCCTGATATCCTAGAGCCAAATTTCCCTGGAATTATAGAACGTGCATTTCCCGTGGATATTGTTTCCGCCCAGTTTTCGTTGCATTATTCTTTTGAAAGTGAAGAAAAGGTACGTACATTGTTGACCAACGTCACAAGGTCGTTGCGTTCAGGAGGCACTTTTATTGGCACAATTCCTTCCTCTGATTTCATAAAGGCAAAAATAGTTGACAAACATTTGCAACGAGATGAAAAGGGGAAAGCGAAGTTTGGTAATAGTTTGTATTCGGTGACGTTTGAAAAAGATCCTCCAGAAGATGGCGTATTCCGTCCTGCGTTTGGGAACAAGTACAATTATTGGTTGAAAGATGCCGTTGACAATGTTCCTGAGTATGTGGTTCCGTTTGAAACATTGAGATCATTGTGTGAAGAGTACGATTTGGTTTTGAAGTATAAAAAGAGTTTTACAGATATATTCAACCAGGAGATTCCAAAGTATTTTagtaaattgaataaaaatcTAATTGATGGAATGAAACGAAGTGATGGCAAGTACGGTGCTGAAGGCGACGAAAAGGAAGCAGTGGCATTTTACATAGGATTTGTATTTGAGAAGGTATAG